The following coding sequences are from one Rathayibacter sp. VKM Ac-2760 window:
- a CDS encoding gamma carbonic anhydrase family protein — translation MAAGAHPDARLLALPGGRAPLVAESAWLAPGATLVGAVELAEQSSVWYGAVLRAEWASIHVGRGSNLQDGVVVHVDEGFDATIGEGVSIGHGAVLHGCTLEADVLVGMNATVLNGAVIGAGSLVAAGAVVLEGTVVPAGSLVAGVPAKVRRALSTDERDGIRRNAASYVALAELHRGASRPERLS, via the coding sequence ATGGCAGCAGGAGCACACCCGGACGCCCGACTGCTCGCGCTCCCCGGAGGCCGGGCTCCTCTCGTCGCCGAATCGGCCTGGCTGGCGCCGGGCGCGACGCTCGTGGGAGCGGTCGAGCTCGCCGAGCAGTCGAGCGTCTGGTACGGCGCCGTCCTGCGCGCCGAGTGGGCGAGCATCCACGTCGGCCGTGGCAGCAACCTGCAGGACGGCGTCGTCGTGCACGTCGACGAGGGCTTCGACGCGACGATCGGCGAGGGGGTCTCGATCGGGCACGGCGCCGTGCTGCACGGCTGCACGCTCGAGGCCGACGTGCTGGTCGGCATGAACGCGACGGTCCTGAACGGGGCCGTCATCGGCGCGGGCTCGCTCGTGGCCGCCGGCGCAGTGGTGCTCGAGGGCACGGTCGTGCCGGCCGGCTCCCTCGTCGCCGGCGTGCCGGCGAAGGTGCGGCGCGCGCTCTCCACGGACGAGCGCGACGGGATCCGTCGGAACGCCGCCTCCTACGTGGCCCTCGCCGAGCTGCACCGCGGGGCGTCGCGTCCGGAGCGGCTGTCCTGA